One Serratia liquefaciens genomic window, AAGGCGCCGAGGATCGCCGTTGGCAGTTTGTACCACGAATCATGCTGCAGTTTGGCGTTGTGCCCCCAGTTGCCGATGCGTTTGTATAGCGGGCGGATTATCCGGCGGATCAGATGGAAGAGGGCGAAGGTCAGCGCAACCGTCAGCAGAAAATAGCCCAAAGCCCGAAAGAAAACGTCCGGATGGAAAGTGCGTTTGGGCCCAGAGTCGATCAGCTTTTGCCTCGAGTTTAATTTCTTGTCGAGGGTGCTAAGGCCGTCCTGAGCCAGGCTGGTCAGGTTGTCACTCAGTGAGTCGGATGGCTTAGGCGTCTCGGTTTTGGGCTGCTGCGCAGTGGAAGATTCGCCAGCGGCCTGCCTGAGGTGGCTAATCAGCCCGGCACGGGCTTTGTCGTCTTGCAGAATGTCTGCGAGCGCGGCGTAAGAGGCTTTTTGCTGCTCTGTTTGGGAACTGGCATCGGTATTCTGTGCGGGCTGCGCCGCAGCCTGCGGGGAAAGGGCGCAGGTTATCAGCAGTAGCAGCAGGGGGAACAGCTGTTCTCGCAGATGAGAACCGAATCGGGAGTATGCGGTGGCGGGCATGTATCCTCTCTTGGGGCTCTGTAAATCGGCGGATTAAATACAAATGTTAAGAAAAACAAAGAATATAGTAGGAAATGAAGAGAGGCAGGGAGTGATAACGCGTGCTAAATAGAAACGGCGGACCTGAAACAGGTCCGCCGTTGAGCAGGGTAAATCAGGATACGTGCTGCAAGAACTCCTGCAAGCGCGGGCTTGGCGGGTGATTGATCAGGTCATGCGGGTTGCCGTCTTCTGCAATCCGGCCCTTATCAATAAAGATCAGCCGCGAAGCCACTTTTTCGGCAAAGCCGACTTCGTGGGTAACGATGACCATGGTCATGCCTTCTTCGGCCAGATCCTGCATAACCTTCAGCACTTCATGACGCAGTTCCGGGTCAAGTGCGGAGGTCGGTTCGTCAAACAGCATCATTTTCGGTTTGACTGCCAGAGCACGGGCGATGGCCACGCGCTGCTGTTGACCGCCGGAAAGTTCGGAGGGGTAGTGATGGGCACGTTCCGCCAGGCCGACTTTGGCCAGCAGTTCACGCGCCAGTTTTTCCGCATCCGACTTTTTCAAACCGCGAACGCGAATGGGGCCAAAGGCG contains:
- the glnQ gene encoding glutamine ABC transporter ATP-binding protein GlnQ, coding for MIEFKNVSKHFGQTQVLHNIDLKINQGEVVVIIGPSGSGKSTLLRCINKLEEITSGDLIVDGLKANDPKVDDRLIRQEAGMVFQQFYLFPHLTALENVAFGPIRVRGLKKSDAEKLARELLAKVGLAERAHHYPSELSGGQQQRVAIARALAVKPKMMLFDEPTSALDPELRHEVLKVMQDLAEEGMTMVIVTHEVGFAEKVASRLIFIDKGRIAEDGNPHDLINHPPSPRLQEFLQHVS